A genomic region of Oryza glaberrima chromosome 1, OglaRS2, whole genome shotgun sequence contains the following coding sequences:
- the LOC127779253 gene encoding anthocyanidin 5,3-O-glucosyltransferase-like, translating into MESKPSRNVVLYAAMGAGHLLPMVELAKLFLTRGFDVTIAVPATPGSGTTGSPTIAGIAASNPSITFHHLPPPPSCADPDPNPLLLMLDVLRRSVPSLASLLRSIPSVAALVLDIFCAEAVDAAAALHVPAYIYFTSAAGAFAASLGLMHHYSTTTTNLRDMGKALLRFPGVPPIPASDMPSLVQDREGRFYKARVKLYARAMEASGVLLNTYEWLEARAMGALREGACSPDRPTPPVYCVGPLVASGEEEGGGVRHACLAWLDAQPARSVVFLCFGSMGSFSAAQLKEIARGLESSGHRFLWVVRSPRQDPANLLEHLPEPDLAALLPEGFLERTADKGMVVKSWAPQAKVLRHAATAAFVTHCGWNSTLEGITAGVPLLCWPLYAEQRMNKVFIVEEMKVGVVIDGYDEEMVSAEEVEAKVRLVMESEEGGKLLERLAVARAKAVEALAEEGPSRVAFDEFIDRLVTSE; encoded by the coding sequence ATGGAGTCCAAGCCCAGCCGCAACGTCGTGCTATACGCCGCCATGGGCGCGGGTCACCTGCTCCCCATGGTCGAGCTCGCCAAGCTCTTCCTCACCCGCGGCTTCGACGTCACCATCGCCGTCCCGGCCACCCCCGGATCGGGCACCACGGGATCCCCCACCATCGCCGGCATCGCCGCCTCCAACCCCTCCATCACCTTccaccacctcccgccgccgccgtcctgcgCCGACCCCGATCCGAACCCCCTCTTGCTCATGCTCGACGTGCTCCGCCGGTCGGTGCCCTCCCTCGCGTCGCTCCTCCGATCGATCCCCTCCGTCGCGGCGCTTGTCCTCGACATATTCTGCGCCGAGGCagtcgacgccgcggcggcgctccacgTCCCCGCCTACATATACTTCACCTCGGCCGCGGGCGCCTTTGCCGCTTCCCTAGGCCTGATGCACCACTACTCCACGACTACCACCAACCTCAGAGACATGGGCAAGGCGCTCCTCCGTTTCCCCGGCGTCCCGCCGATACCGGCATCGGACATGCCGTCCCTCGTGCAGGACAGAGAGGGTCGGTTTTACAAGGCGCGGGTCAAGCTGTACGCGCGCGCCATGGAGGCGAGCGGCGTGCTGCTCAACACGTACGAGTGGCTTGAAGCGAGGGCCATGGGTGCGCTCCGGGAGGGAGCTTGCTCCCCGGACCGCCCCACCCCGCCGGTGTACTGCGTCGGTCCGCTGGTGGCGtcaggcgaggaggagggaggaggggtgcGGCACGCGTGCCTCGCGTGGCTGGACGCGCAGCCGGCGCGGAGCGTGGTGTTCCTCTGCTTCGGCAGCATGGGCTCCTTCTCGGCGGCGCAGCTGAAGGAGATAGCGCGCGGGCTCGAGAGCTCCGGCCACCGGTTCCTGTGGGTGGTGCGGAGCCCGCGTCAGGATCCGGCCAATCTGCTCGAGCATCTGCCGGAGCCAGACCTGGCGGCGCTGCTCCCCGAGGGGTTCTTGGAGAGGACGGCGGACAAAGGAATGGTGGTCAAGTCATGGGCGCCGCAGGCCAAGGTGCTACGCcacgcggcgacggccgcgtTCGTcacgcactgcgggtggaactcgacgctggagGGGATCACGGCGGGGGTGCCGCTGCTGTGCTGGCCGCTGTACGCGGAGCagaggatgaacaaggtgttcatCGTGGAGGAGATGAAGGTGGGCGTGGTGATCGATGGCTACGACGAGGAGATGGTgagcgcggaggaggtggaggcgaaggTGAGGCTGGTGATGGAGTCGGAGGAAGGGGGGAAGCTACTGGAGAGGCTGGCCGTGGCGAGGGCGAAGGCCGTGGAGGCGCTCGCGGAAGAAGGGCCCTCGCGTGTGGCGTTTGACGAGTTTATCGATCGTTTGGTGACGTCCGAGTGA
- the LOC127779262 gene encoding 8-amino-7-oxononanoate synthase-like gives MAQWDALVDAALARLASRNLLRATRPIALAPPPAPPETFAGPGPWDRAAVEIQLDRATLHQWLAEGGEATGQEEEVDEKLILFSGNDYMGLSSHPAIRKAAVKAAQEYGMGPRGSALICGYTTYHKLVEESLAELKKKEDCLLCPTGFSANMAVMTALGSVSSLLSVGRKPAEGERIAVFSDALNHASIIDGIRLVERQQEVVAFVYKHCDMHHLDFLLSSCSIEKKVVVTDSLFSMDGDFAPLPELVKLRRKYGFLLVIDDAHGTLVCGENGGGAPELFGCENDIDISVGTLSKAAGCQGGFIVCSNRWKRLIQSRGRSFIFSTALPVPVVASVYAALHVSKKERWRRSVIWRHVQYFASLTKLDLTSPIISIVVGSEEAALRAGRHMLRSGFHVTPIRPPTVPQNSCRLRITLSASHSLDDIKRLVDALSPWLPDKHDEQTYVMASKL, from the exons ATGGCACAGTGGGACGCGCTCGTGGACGCCGCGCTTGCAAGGCTGGCGTCGAGGAACCTCCTGCGAGCCACGCGTCCCATCGCCCTCGCGCCACCTCCAGCGCCGCCTGAAACCTTCGCCGGCCCTGGCCCATGggaccgcgccgccgtcgagatcCAGCTCGATCGCGCAACCCTCCACCAATGGCTCGCCGAAG GTGGTGAAGCGACTGGCCAAGAAGAGGAGGTGGATGAGAAACTCATTCTATTCTCCGGGAATGATTACATGGGCCTCAGCTCCCATCCGGCAATCCGCAAGGCTGCAGTGAAG GCAGCTCAAGAGTACGGCATGGGACCTAGGGGCTCTGCCTTGATATGTGGCTATACTACTTATCACAAATTGGTGGAGGAATCTTTGGcagagttgaagaaaaaggag GATTGCCTTCTTTGCCCAACAGGATTTTCTGCCAACATGGCTGTGATGACTGCTCTGGGAAGTGTGAGCTCTCTTTTGTCTGTTGGGAGAAAACCTGCAGAGGGTGAGAGAATTGCAGTTTTCTCGGATGCTCTCAACCATGCTTCTATCATTGATGGAATTCGCCTTGTTGAGCGACAGCAAGAAGTAGTAGCATTTGTCTACAAGCACTGTGACATGCATCATCTTGATTTCCTACT GTCCAGTTGCTCAATTGAAAAGAAAGTTGTTGTCACAGATAG CCTGTTTAGCATGGATGGTGATTTTGCTCCATTACCAGAACTTGTCAAATTACGCAGAAAGTATGGGTTTTTGTTGGTCATCGACGAT gCACATGGAACACTTGTTTGTGGCGAGAATGGTGGTGGTGCACCCGAGCTGTTTGGATGCGAAAATGACATTGACATAAGCGTTGGTACCCTAAGTAAGGCTGCTGGCTGCCAGGGTGGTTTTATAGTTTGCAG CAACCGATGGAAGAGGCTAATTCAATCGCGTGGCCGCTCATTCATATTTTCAACTGCTTTGCCAGTTCCAGTAGTTGCCTCTGTGTATG CTGCTCTCCATGTCTCAAAGAAGGAGAGATGGCGGAGATCAGTGATCTGGAGGCATGTGCAGTATTTTGCTTCTTTGACCAAACTCGACTTAACTAGTCCCATAATTTCCATTGTAGTTGGAAGCGAAGAAGCAGCACTTAGGGCTGGCAG GCATATGCTAAGATCTGGATTTCATGTTACACCAATTCGACCACCCACAGTACCACAAAACTCGTGCAG GTTGCGAATAACTCTAAGCGCTTCTCATTCCTTGGATGACATCAAAAGGCTGGTAGATGCACTATCACCCTGGCTTCCTGACAAACATGATGAGCAGACATATGTTATGGCGTCAAAACTTTAA